TTAAattcatatattatatattatgaaaaatataataatgttTTAAGCGATTAAGTTAAAACGTTATAAAAAATGGTATTGGACGGGATCGCCCGTGAAAGTGTCCAGGGTGACTTGGCCTAGACCTGCAGGCCCGACGTGGCGCggttcggaagtccaccgaagggGGGAAACCCGAATCCACCGATTAAAGGCACCCGGTTTTGAGCACCACGTTTCCGAGGCCCCACGCCGTGGCATTTTCGTGGTTTCCTTCCTTTTCAAGGGTCCAATTCTCTCCATTAGATAGAGTATAGAGCCGTGACAGAGACGATTGCGTAGCATTGCCAAGTTCCAGAAAATTCTGTATCTATTCCGAGCAAATTGAGCGCATTATTTTCTATTATTGAGAACATTTATTTGtatttaaaatagaaaaacatTATATTCCATTATCCGACTCACCCACTCTATCGGTGGCGGCCGCTCCACCTTCCGGCGGACCCCACCCGTGGCTAAATCACTCAACGAGAGTATTTCTCCCACCTTTTGGGCCGCACCCGCTTGATTACTTGCATTATGATTGGTTTCTGTGGAGGCCAGATGCGGGTCCCGGTTTCTGTATCCAATAACATGGCAGGTGGGGAGGACAGAGGCTCAGTCGGTTACGTATCTCTGTATTGTGGTCAACCAACATAAAATAACGAAGAGGGTGGCGCACTAAAATATCTGCTCTCAGTGGATAAGGACACGGCACCGTTTCCTTCCATTCACCCATAAACCCGCACCCCCCGCGGGGCCGGCCGCAACAACCATGCGGGCCCCACGTATGTCGACCATTTGCGGGAGCGCTTCGAGTCTACCCATTACGCTGAATTTATCGCCTTTGCCCGAATCCGGAAGCGCCCACGGGCGTCCGTCCCCGTCCACGTGGCGCTTGTCCGTCGTCCTCCCCTCCCTTTACCCCctccgccctctctctctctctctctctgtctcttctaAGCAACCTACAGATCAACGCTTGCAGAGTGCAGCAGAGTGATCAAAGGAGGCAACTTTCCTTTTTATCTTCCTACGGCTTCCAAAGAGAAGAGGCAGGGGGGgatagagaggaggaggaggatgaggaaaagagaagaagaataagaagaagaagaagaagaagaagaggaggtttaGGATTTGGGGTTTTAGAGGAGGAACTTTTAGGGTTTCGATTCCTTTGGATGATTGGAAGGAGGAGATGTTGTCCGGTGGTTCCATGCGGAAATCATTCAAGGACTCACTGAAGGTTCTTGAAGCTGACATACAGCACGCAAACACTTTGTATGTGCTGCTACTCTCTTCTTTCTCTTAGTTCTTTTGATAGGGTACTGGGGATTTAATTTCTTAATCAGCGTTTGGTTGTGCTGTGCTTGAATTGGGTTTCTTATAGACTATTGGATTTTAGATTAATCTGTGGGATTGCGATGTTCCTGATGATGGTCTGAGAATCAGAAAAAGGATAAATTTTCTATTAGGTACATTTAATTGACTTTAAGAGCTTGCCAAATTTTCTTGTCTTTTCTTTTTATCATGGTTTAGCGATTGGTAAATGAAGAACTTAAGAGGGTTTAGTGTTACAGATAGTCTTTTGTGGTGTGATTTCCTGAGGGGACCTTTTTATGCTTGTAGTTTATGCAAATTTGGCTTTTGGGGTTATGCAATTGCTATCTTAGATAAGAAAAGCAGAGTGGAAAGGGTTACTGTTTTTTGTTGTAATTGTATGATTGAGACTTAAATGTGGCCTAGTAATCAGGAAAAGCAGATTGATTTTATCAGTTCATCTTCTTCATACTTTATCGAGAAGAAGACTTAAGAGGCTACTATTGTTTAAGCTACTTTTTTGCTATCATGTTATGTTCCTCCTCTCATATCTGTCAATGCTTCTCGATTGGAATAACTATTTTCTAGTTAAGTAGGATGAAGCAGGTCTGTTGTGGTTTTTGTTATTTTGATGCATTCCGAATCCTTCATCATGATTTGCAGGGCTTCGGATTTCCCTACAGACTATGATGGTGCATGCCTTCAAATGCGAATGTCATACAGTTCAGCTGCccatttgtttctttttcttgtgcAGTGGACAGATTGTAGCCTTGCTGGGGCACTTGGGCTCCTCAGAATTATGATATATAAGGTATCTAAATGTTTTGTAAATACGTACCACTAGGATTTCTTTTGTTCATTTGAGAACTCTGAGTTGTGCAGGTTCACATTGATGGATCAACGACCATGTCAACTCATGAAAGAAAAGCTAGCATTAAAGAGTTCTATGGTAGGTTCATTGCACACAAGTTTGACAATTGCTTTTCTCTCATTGGTgattgttaatttttttttttctcccttttggTACTCATCTGCAGCTGTAATTTTCCCCTCCTTGCTTCAACTACAAAAAGGTATATCTGATATGGAAGACAAAAAACAAAAGGCAGTATGCTTGGAGAGATACAGACGAAGAGATGACAATGAACGGAAGCAGTTCTCTGAAATAGATGCTGAAAGAGAAGAGGAATGTGGGATTTGCATGGAGATGAACAGCAAAATTGTATTGCCCAATTGCAGCCACGTGATGTGTATGAAATGCTACAGAGAATGGTACAAATCTTTTCTATTCAGAATTTTACTATTTTTTTGCTGCAAGCTTATCTTTTGTTGTGGTGTCTATGGTTCTATCAATAACTCAACTTGAGCCTGCAAAACTAAGCAATAATGTGAAGCCTTTAAATTGCCTCTAGGATGTTTGTGAACTTAACTTTGTGGGACATAATTGATGGtaaatgcaaaaaagaaaaaaacacatgCCTTCAGTGTTCTGGTTGTAACtgtaagaaaagaagaaaaaaatattaggtAATTTTCCAGGGAGGATCTAATCTTCGATTGCTTGGCAGTAAGAAAAGGAACTTTATAAAGTGGAAGGGTTTCAAATGCTTCCTCTGCTAAGGTTAGTGGCTTTTTTAGAAAATAATCAGTTGTGCAGCATAGTGACTAGTCAATGTCCTAGTGTAATGTAAACGAATCACATTGCAAGGTCAGCTGTTGAATCAAATTGAGGAATTATGGATAAGTAACCTGACTATTTCTTGTTTAGTGGACTTGCCATTGAAACACTTTATGTATAACTCAATTGAGAAGGAGCTCAATCAGAAAATTGTAACACCAAATGTATGATCTACTCGTTAAGCAGCTTAACTTTGTAaattaagattcagatttaagcagGATCAGGTATTAATGTGGCAGTTGGTTAGCTCTGGTGGATTACAGATGTCAAAAGGTAATCATGTTAGACAGATTCATTAAGTATCTATCTTACTAGAACATGATAAGAGGATGTGTCATTTGTTTGGTTGAATGAATGAAATGGGAAGTAGTGCTTCTGGAGGTTTTACATGGTCACTTCATATGCCTGCAACTAGTCTTGTTACATTCACAGTATTGCTTGGCACGATAAGGTCTGGGTGAACAGTTAAAGAGTGTGACCTCTAATGCATGTTTTTGGGATTCAAGGTAAAGAAGGTGCTCTCGAAGAGCTATTTAACTTAGTCAATTTAACTTCACTTAAGTAAAAATAAAGAGACAATAGTAGTTCAAGCATGAGGTTTAAAGGTTTGAAGCGGTGTCAGTAGCAATTGGTCCTCCTTGTGAACTAATTACAGTGGCGATGAATGTTATATCAGTTTATTCACTTGTATGAACACCTCTTATATCTCACAAGTGCACTTCCTATCATTGAGCTTAAACGTGGACCTTGAGGTTTTTCTGCTGTCTTAGTTCTCAATTCTGAGGTCACATGAAGACTTAAAGAAATGATTTGTCATTGCAGGAACTCAAGATCACAGTCATGTCCCTTCTGTCGTGATAGCCTCAAGAGAGTAGACTCTGGCGATTTATGGGTATACGTGGATCACAGAGATGTAGTTGACATGGCAATGCTGATGCGCGACAGCATCAGACGCCTAATCATGTACATAAAAAAGTTGCCAGTGGTCGTTCCGGAGTCCGTCATCGATGCTTATGATTCTCATGTTAGGTGACGTGGAAAAGCATCTGGTCAACTTCCACGGATTCCTTAACGCTGCCAGCGGTTTGCTCAATTAGCTTAATTAATTTGTGCTTTGGATATCATTCTGATTCATGTTTGGAAGCTGCTGCTAATTTTTAAGCGGCCTATGGACTTCAGAAGCTATGTTGGGAGACATCCATCGAGCAACTTCAGCACTATGTAAATGTCTGTACAGTTAGTCAACTTGAAAGTTATGAACCATTTCAGTGTCAGCATAGTAAGCACTAACTGGTGCCAATGCCAGTGCTTAAGCTATTTCTAGCTATTGTTGTATGTGGGTGCATCGCATTGTGGATGGGTTACTCTTCTCGGTTAAAAGAGAACATTCCGGTCTCGGATAAATGGTCATCTGTAATGCTGTTGTGCCGCATTTGCTGTGACAGTAAACCATGGACATCATCCTCTGCGCTACATATTGAAGTGGTATGTTGCAGCTTTTGAAGTGAGTTCTGTGAGGTTATTTTTCCTGCCTTCATTGTGGCTTGCAGTATTTTCTCCTGAATGGATCGTTCTAGATGGTTTCGGTTGTCTTGTGTGATCAAGGAACCTGTCGTTTACTGGAATTACATGGTAAATTGGTGGTGAGGAAGATGAAGGCGCAGCTGGAAATTGAAAGCTGCATGTTTAAGCTCAGCATTCAAACAACTCTCATGTCAAGGTGGTGGCCATTGTGGATCTGTGGCAGTGCTGAGACATGAGAAGCTGGGTGTGGTGGAGGTGCCGGTCAGGTGTTCGACGCATTGTTGAAGTCGGCATTGTCGATATCTGTGCTTTCAACCAGCAGCTCTATCTGAAGGCAAGAAGCCACTTGGACGATGCGTAGAACACCAGTTTGTCTTCTTGGAACTCTGTCTTCAGGCTAAAGTATAACGATTCTGATAATAGTAATAAGAGTTATAATGACGTTAATAATTACAACATTGATATTAAAATAGGAGCTTTATGGCAACCCACAACTACGTTTCGGCTGCCCTTTTCTTGTAGTGTCCGCCTCTTTTCTCTGACTCTGAGGCTTTCTTTTTGGCTTCTCTTCCGATTGCTCCTTACACGTCACGAACCGAAGCAGGAGACGAAACCCGGCGTCGTGAGATCCGGGAGCGGGCGGCTCAGATGGCGACGGAGGATGACTCCCAGAGCATGGTGTCGACCTACGGGAAGCTGGAAGGGGTGGCGATGTGGGTAGGAGCGAGCGTGGTGTCCGCCTTCTTCGCCTCCCTCGAGCGCTGCTCCTGCATCAACCTCAGCACCACCGAGGACGACGGCGACGACCTCGAGGAGGCCAACGACCGCCCGCTCATGCTCACAAAGCCCGTGCTCCACGACGAGGAGAATCCCAAACCTTCCTCCCTCTGATCCAGTCGACTCCCTCGTCATCACCGTGGAACCCTAAATCCTTGAAATCGTTCGGTTCGTGGCATCGTCGATCTCGATATGTTTCTTGTTTCTCTCTCGTGTCGTGGTATTTCCTCTCTTTAACTCTTCATGTGTTGATCCATGCCTTTCTTTCCTACCTGTGTAGATCTGAGTTTGCCTTAGAAACCTGATCTTTGGAAGTGACAATCGTGAAAATATTGTGTTTCCTTGTCGTGATACGGTGCCTCTATGCTTTATTGCTCATCTTGTCATGGCCAGGTTTTGTTTTCTTGTGATTCTTGTTGCATATGCTCGTAGAGCTTGTCTAAATACTTCTACTTCCCGGTATTAGATTTTAGAAAGATGTCGATCCAAATGTTTTGGATCAAGATTGAGCTGAAACAAATCGTATGTTTTCCCGATATTGCTTTGATTTAATTTCTTGCACTTCTTCTTGGTGTGTGCATTTCATTTTCCCTGAAACAAGAATCCTGATTTCTTGGTCGAATGGCTGCTTGATGTTTGCTTTTTGTATTAGATTATAGGAAAATGAGACAAATGCACTTCTGGGATTTAGGGTGATGCACCTTGGGACCGTATCTTAGATCTATTCTTCCTTTCCATGGTGAAGTGCAGATAATCTTTGACTCTTAGAGTACGAAGTAaacttcttctccctctatttcaAGAATACTTTAAAGGCCTGAAGCAGGGAACTGAAGGGTTGACTTTAATTTTGCTTCCATTACCTTTGTGATCCATCTTTATGTTCTCATTAGTTTCTTTGCTTCTTATCGTTCTGAATCTTTTCGCTTTCTTAATCTAATGTCACACTTAGCAGTGTGTGCATCCTCGTCGTTTTGTACACTGTCTGATGATCATTGTTTCCTCTTTTCCGTTCGCCGTAGTTCAACAAATAACCAGAAAAGCATGATCTAGGAACAGCCATAGCAGTAAAAGTAACAATAATCAAAAGAACGTGATTTAGGCACAGCCACAAAAATAGAAGTAACAAATGATTTCCATCAAACATGTAAACAAGAAGGAATGCCAATTTTGGTTTTTTTAGTGTCATGTATGTATGACATTTTTTGTTTTGGAGACTGACCCATTAATTCGATAGAAACCCTGATTAATAGTAATAGACAATCACTCATTTATCCCCCTGcatctgatgtgggactaaatcTGATCGATATGGTCCAAACCGATGTGGAATCTGGAATTGCTCCTAGTAGAGCATGTGACTGCAAGCATTGTAATCCAATGGGAGAATCAATCCATTAATTAATCTGATAGTTTTGAAATCATAGGGTCCAAAATTCTTTAGTACAAGTTAATGGTAGCAGAATCATCGATTCAATTTATCTCTCCACATCTAATGTGGGATTTTATATATGAATTCCGTTGATACTTCCACATATTAAGAGTGATGTAGGAGACATCCCTTTTTTTCCTAGGGATTATCAAATTAAATATGAATTTAGGGTAAAGGGGGGTTTTCCTAGTTTGATGTTTAGTTGCTAAATTTAGTAatggtttaaattttttttcttatttattgctATTATGCACCACTTGTGTCATGAGATAACTAGTATATCAACTTTGTTTGGCTCAAGTTACTAGTAAAGATGTTTAAACTCACTCGTCATGCCACAATACTAGATTGGCCGTGATATCAATTATCACGGCCTCGCTAATAGCACCCatgtcagacccttataagctaatcttagTTTTATCTACTTTCTATATGGAACTAATCGGGgtgctataatatttttttctatttggTATGAGAAAATCAAAGCCAATCGATATTATTTTTTGCCATACATCATTTTTAATTATATCGATTGGCTTCGACTTTCTTGTGCCAAATGGAAAAGGTCAAACAATATGAATCCTTGGCTGCATCACTAGCACCCGTATGGTTGAGCTGGTTGCAGGGTTTGGTAAGGTTTCATGGGAACCTTCATGAAAGTTGAGTTTGCTGGAGCAGTATTGAAGAGCTTGCCATTGTTACCATAATTGAACTTTTTGTGAAACAAACTTGTTAAGAAAAAGAGGAGACACTCGTTAGTTGGTGTAGCTGAAACAATGGATTACTGCTAGTTGATATCATTTTCCACAAGTAACTTCAATATTGTTCTGAAGTTAAATACTGGCTTAGTTTTTTCACTTAAACATGGCCCTTCCCATAGATATTCAACATTTATTTTCTGTTTTTCGTTTCTTCTTCTTTAATACAAATCAAGATCATTACTGAGCATTTCTTGTGAGGAATCCAGCTACAACCATGAATGGTATGTAAGCATTTCTTGATTGTATTTTCTTTATAGtgggtttttttttccttctgttcTTTGTTAGCGTAATCTGCCTGCTAGAAAAGCTGGATTTACAGTGTATGCAGGGGTAAATTTATAACCGAAGTCGATGAATTATAGGCAAATTCCAATCCTATGCCCCAAATCTTTTACTAATCAACTTTGTAAAATTGAACCAATATTAAAATCAAGTTGTATTGTTAGTTTACATCTGCAAGCTTTGCTAAAGAAACAATAGGGCTTTTACTTTGCCAGCCTGATGTAAATGTTAGTGGGAAAAGTGATACTGAAGAAACAGAAATTAGAAGATGCATAGCAAGTattgcttccttttttttttttttttttgctcaattGTTTATTTTGTTTTCCTAGCAACTATCTTTTATCAGGTCAGGAAATCTGGATGCCTAAACAGCACTGTTGCTCGCAAAATCTTGTGTACCTCTCTCTATTTGGTGTGTTTCTTTCTCCATGCAGGAAGATACAATATTGTATTCCTCCCCATTCCAACTGCATGAAAAGAAACCAAATCGAAGTGGCCACAGGCTAAACCGTGGCATGTTTGATGATGAGGTTTAATGGATGTGGATAAACTGGTGGTGTTAAGATTATTAATCTTTAAGGCCATCTTTTTGATTCACTGGTTTATGATAATaggtcagaagaagaagaagaagaagaaaaaggatcgAGTACATGAGGAAAACATCAGAAATCAAAGCGCACAattcaattcctcttgatacCAGTAGTCCCAGGTGAAGAAGTCAAAACAAAGAACCAGAATGAACCTGGAATAAGTAAGCCTttcttatttctctctctctcgctcgctcgctcgctcgctcgatcCTGCGCGGGCGGGCTTAGATGGGCTGCTCGGCCGCGTTCTGCTTCATCAGAGCCGCCTGGATCACGTGGCTGTAGCTTCCCTTCTCCATGAACAACCGAGCAAAATGGTGCTTGCAGTAAAGTATGCCGTTGAGTGCAGCGCAGGACGAAGGCGTGAGGGTGCAGCCTCCCACGGAGCACTTGAAGCAGGTCTTGTGGTACGACTCTCCCTCCATGGTCAGCTGCCACAACAAGCAACACGTATGGTTATTAGGTCTTCTAAGCTTCCACATCTCTAAAAACGTTTAAAGGTGGGCAGAGAGATCAGACCGTCTCCAGGGGGTACGCTGTTTTCTTGCAGCTTGCACATTTGTCCtgagttccactgaacatggaggAGAACTTGCTTGGCGTTTTAGACTGGGTAGGCCatgtcatacatacatacatcatggtttaaacaTGAGAAAGACAAAAGGTAAAAGGCATCGAATCCCTAGATCATCAGATCGGCTTACCAGTTCATTCCTCTCTCCAGCCTTTATCCCTGAGGGATCACAAACCAAGAATCAAGCCTCAGGAAGAAGAAGCAATCAGCAATAGATAGATTTCGGATCCGAGAAGAATAATGGGAAATCACCTGTTGGGAACTTTTTGGTGAAGGTGCCTGTCTCCTTGAACAGCTGCTCAAAATGAGGCTTGCAGTAGAGGACACCCTCCATGGAAGAGTAGTTGCACATCTACGGTACGGAGGAGGTAGAAGTACACAGAGAGAACACAAGGGTTATTATATACACATTATATTTTGCGTGGGAATTGAAGGAGAGAGGTGCACCGAGAGAGTCCCATTGCAGTGGCTGCATCTGAAGCAGGTCTTGTGATAGATGACTCCATCAGCGGACAAGAGATCTATGAAATGGACGGTCTTCTCGCATGCCTTGCATTTGTCGAGGGTGCCGCTGAAAGACATATTCTGAAAGAGCCCAAAGTCCCAAGGTAGGTAGGtaaaggtggaggaggaggaggaggaggagaagtagaCACGGCCACCCAACACCGATGAACTAGAGATCACCCTGATGCATTAATCTTGTACGAAAGATAGGTGGACTAGAACATGGATGTGGGTGGTGGAGGAGCTTCTGCGTCCCTCTCGGTCTCAAATGAAGATGATAAGAAGACGTGCCAATGAgccgagagaggaggaggaggttgagGGCTAATTTACATGAAGTTTGCGCAGAAACGTGGGAGTGGGGGAGGAAAGATAGGAGAGTAAAGCGGAGGGATGTAAGCTTAAATCCACAAGATCCAGTCAAGCTGGTGAGGCAAGGGCGGGCGGGCGTCGTCGTAATCCACGCTGTCGACGCCAAATACGTGGGAAGAAGTCCACAACCACTCAAGAATTCATTGCCTGATAGAAAGGGGGGGGTGGGGAAATGCAATCTCGTGAGGGCTTCATGGCAATCCTCATTTTGACTGCCAGCCATTGGAGAGTATTCTCTATTTTTGAATGGCCTGCAGTTTGAGATGGTGCCTGAAGAATAGGGAACAAACTTTTTTTAGACTGATCGATCATTGTCACATTTCTGTGATGTATTTTCTGATGcctttttttttatgcatttaGTATGGGACGTCCCTTTCTCTTTCTATCAGATGACTTGAATTGcactgtattatatatatatatatatatatatatatatatatatatatatatatatatatatatatatatatagagtgttACAGTCATATATGAGGATAGATGtacatatttattatttttgaagTATTTTAGACAAAGTTCACCGTAATACATTCAATTTGAACTAAAAAGACACTCGACTCTAAAACTCATATGCCTCTAAAAGATCTCAGACTTTCACAA
This Musa acuminata AAA Group cultivar baxijiao chromosome BXJ1-2, Cavendish_Baxijiao_AAA, whole genome shotgun sequence DNA region includes the following protein-coding sequences:
- the LOC103974811 gene encoding E3 ubiquitin-protein ligase AIRP2 isoform X1, with product MLSGGSMRKSFKDSLKVLEADIQHANTLASDFPTDYDGACLQMRMSYSSAAHLFLFLVQWTDCSLAGALGLLRIMIYKVHIDGSTTMSTHERKASIKEFYAVIFPSLLQLQKGISDMEDKKQKAVCLERYRRRDDNERKQFSEIDAEREEECGICMEMNSKIVLPNCSHVMCMKCYREWNSRSQSCPFCRDSLKRVDSGDLWVYVDHRDVVDMAMLMRDSIRRLIMYIKKLPVVVPESVIDAYDSHVR
- the LOC103974790 gene encoding LIM domain-containing protein PLIM2b-like, which translates into the protein MSFSGTLDKCKACEKTVHFIDLLSADGVIYHKTCFRCSHCNGTLSMCNYSSMEGVLYCKPHFEQLFKETGTFTKKFPTGIKAGERNELSKTPSKFSSMFSGTQDKCASCKKTAYPLETLTMEGESYHKTCFKCSVGGCTLTPSSCAALNGILYCKHHFARLFMEKGSYSHVIQAALMKQNAAEQPI
- the LOC103974811 gene encoding E3 ubiquitin-protein ligase AIRP2 isoform X2, coding for MRMSYSSAAHLFLFLVQWTDCSLAGALGLLRIMIYKVHIDGSTTMSTHERKASIKEFYAVIFPSLLQLQKGISDMEDKKQKAVCLERYRRRDDNERKQFSEIDAEREEECGICMEMNSKIVLPNCSHVMCMKCYREWNSRSQSCPFCRDSLKRVDSGDLWVYVDHRDVVDMAMLMRDSIRRLIMYIKKLPVVVPESVIDAYDSHVR